The DNA region CGCCATCCTCTCCATTTGTCGGTTTGGATGTCCTGTCGGCCATCGTGTCGCGCCATGGCCCAGTTCAGGATCTCGCGCAGTGGTATGTGTCGACCCTGAGGGGTGATCAGTTCTCCGGGTTCAAGTTGCCATGTAGCCGAGGGCATCAGGTCTTCCTTTCTGTCGGCGGTACAGCATGCGCGTGGGGCGTGTCAATTGCCTGCGAAGCTTTTCAGGTATTCGCATAATGTATATTATGTCAAATTGCGAATTCATTCTCGCGGTGTCTTCATGGCTCCGTTGTCGTCACCTGTCCTTGGTGGCCGCTGGCCTCAGGCTAAGCTGGGCCCTTGGGTACTTGCCACCGTCGGTCATCGGGTGGCGCTGCTGTCGACGGCGCACGGCTCAAGCAGCTAATCAACCCGTGCGAGCAGTCGGCCATTCGCATGGTACTGAGCCGGGCCGCTCGGCGGAAGTCAAGCGCGGCGAGCGACCGCGCAAGAAGACGGCGATCACTTTGGCTGAGTTGGAGTCGATGCTGGCGACTTGCGACGACAGCCTGGAATGCTTGTGCGACTGCGCCGTACTCTGCTTCGCCTTGTCCAGTGGCGGCCGGCGACGCAGCGAGGTAGCGGCGGCCGACCTGCGCGACCTACGCCGCATCGGCCCACAGGATTCATCTACCGGCTAGAACACAGCACGACGCAACAAGCCGCATAACCGCGACGTCGCCCCCGGACAAGCCCGTCTTGGATCGCGCCGCCCAGGCCTGGAGGTTTGGTTGGTCACCGCCGGCATCACCGAGGGAGCGATTTTTCGGCGATTGTGGAAGCAGCCCGTCGGCCCCGCCTCTCACCGGCCGCGGTGGGCGAGATCGTGCAGCGGCGCGCCAAGCTGGGGACTGGAAGGCAACTTTGGCGGCATAGTCTGCGCTCGGGGTTCGCGATCAAGGCGAGCCGCCAAGGGGTGCCATTGCAGGCAATCATGGCGATGACCGAGCACCGTGCGGTGTCTAGCGTGATGGGGTACTACCAGACTCAGGTGTCGCAGATAATCCCGCCGTGTACTTGCTTGATTCTGCAAACAACGGATAACGGGTCGTTGGCCGAGCGAGCGCTGACGTTTATTCTGTGGTCTCAGGCATTGCGACGCCAATTGGGCATAGTTCTCGAGGAGGGACACTTTTTGTGGCCACGACGTCAAAGATCGAATGGACCGAGCAGACGTGGAATCCGATTACGGGTTGCACCAAGTTATCGGCTGGCTGCAAGCATTGTTATGCGGAGACGCTCGCCCGCCGTCTGGAGGCCATGGGCACACCGGGCTACGAGAACGGTTTCGCGTTGACCTTGATGCCTCAACGCCTTGAGGAGCCACTGCGCCGCAAGAAGCCCACGATTTACTTTGTCAATTCCATGTCCGACCTATTCCATGAAAAGGTCCCAGATGACTATATCGAGCGCATCGTGGATG from Luteibacter mycovicinus includes:
- a CDS encoding DUF5131 family protein encodes the protein MATTSKIEWTEQTWNPITGCTKLSAGCKHCYAETLARRLEAMGTPGYENGFALTLMPQRLEEPLRRKKPTIYFVNSMSDLFHEKVPDDYIERIVDVMARTPHHSFQVLTKRAARMARFFKARAVPDNVWLGVSVEIESMDCLESITYAASMRAFGFCPSSLC